One Pseudomonas sp. HOU2 genomic window carries:
- the tolR gene encoding protein TolR, whose translation MARARNKRKPVAEMNVVPYIDVMLVLLVIFMVTAPMLNQGVKVDLPKVSSEALPQDNNTQVLTISIKADKTYYWNLGSEVDTEKQQDRAMTLPQMTDAVTKIIRAGTEGGKRTQVFIRGDKSVDYGAVMGAMGGLQKAGVGNVGLITEAP comes from the coding sequence ATCGCTCGAGCCCGAAACAAGCGCAAGCCGGTCGCCGAGATGAACGTGGTGCCATACATCGACGTGATGCTGGTGCTGCTGGTTATCTTCATGGTGACCGCGCCGATGCTCAATCAGGGCGTGAAAGTGGATCTGCCCAAGGTTTCCAGCGAAGCCTTGCCGCAGGACAACAACACTCAGGTGCTGACCATTTCGATCAAGGCTGACAAGACCTACTACTGGAACCTTGGCAGCGAAGTCGATACTGAAAAGCAGCAGGACAGGGCAATGACGCTGCCGCAGATGACTGACGCGGTGACCAAGATCATTCGCGCCGGTACCGAAGGCGGCAAGCGTACCCAGGTCTTCATTCGTGGCGACAAGTCGGTCGACTACGGCGCCGTCATGGGTGCCATGGGCGGGTTGCAGAAAGCCGGGGTCGGTAATGTTGGTTTGATTACCGAGGCCCCCTGA
- the ybgC gene encoding tol-pal system-associated acyl-CoA thioesterase translates to MRAQNGLEPFAHRCRVYYEDTDAGGIVYYVNYLKFMERARTERLRTLGFAQSELAGEDLLFVVHSSEARYHAPARLDDELLVSADVIELNRASLRFKQQVRRATDNVLLCEGQFLVACVRTDSLKPRAMPESLRAAFADAGGTGTHSKQEIKRGS, encoded by the coding sequence ATGCGCGCGCAAAACGGGCTTGAGCCGTTCGCACATCGTTGTCGCGTTTATTACGAGGACACCGATGCGGGCGGCATCGTGTATTACGTTAATTACCTCAAGTTTATGGAACGGGCTCGAACCGAGCGGCTCCGGACGCTGGGCTTTGCCCAGTCGGAACTGGCCGGGGAGGACCTGTTGTTTGTCGTGCATTCCAGCGAAGCGCGCTACCACGCGCCGGCGCGACTGGACGACGAACTGCTGGTAAGCGCTGATGTAATCGAATTGAACCGTGCCAGCCTGCGCTTCAAACAGCAGGTCAGGCGGGCCACGGATAATGTGCTGCTCTGTGAAGGGCAGTTTCTGGTGGCCTGTGTGCGCACCGACAGTTTGAAACCCCGGGCCATGCCCGAATCCTTGCGTGCGGCCTTTGCCGACGCGGGCGGCACGGGTACACACTCAAAGCAGGAGATAAAGCGTGGAAGCTAA
- the tolQ gene encoding protein TolQ has translation MEANVVDHSSMWSLVSNASIVVQLVMLTLVAASVTSWIMIFQRSNLLRAGRRALESFEERFWSGIDLSKLYRQAGSNPDPDSGVEQIFRAGFKEFSRLRQQPGVDPEAVMEGVARAMRVAISREEEKLEQSLPFLATVGSVSPYIGLFGTVWGIMNSFRGLASAQQATLATVAPGIAEALIATAIGLFAAIPAVIAYNRFSARSETLLSRYYTFADEFQAILHRKVHTSEE, from the coding sequence GTGGAAGCTAACGTCGTCGACCATTCCTCCATGTGGAGCCTGGTCAGCAATGCCAGCATCGTGGTGCAGTTGGTAATGTTGACCCTGGTGGCCGCATCGGTGACCTCATGGATCATGATCTTTCAGCGCAGCAATCTGCTGCGTGCCGGTCGACGCGCCCTGGAGAGCTTCGAAGAGCGCTTCTGGTCGGGTATCGATCTGTCCAAGCTGTACCGTCAGGCCGGCAGCAACCCGGATCCGGATTCGGGCGTGGAGCAGATCTTCCGTGCCGGTTTCAAGGAATTCTCCCGTCTGCGTCAGCAGCCAGGTGTTGATCCGGAAGCGGTGATGGAAGGTGTGGCCCGTGCCATGCGCGTTGCCATCTCCCGTGAGGAAGAGAAGCTGGAGCAGAGCCTGCCGTTCCTTGCCACCGTTGGTTCGGTCAGCCCGTACATCGGTCTGTTCGGTACCGTGTGGGGCATCATGAACTCCTTCCGCGGTCTGGCCAGCGCCCAGCAGGCGACCCTGGCCACCGTGGCCCCGGGTATCGCCGAAGCCCTGATCGCTACCGCGATCGGCCTGTTCGCCGCGATCCCGGCCGTTATCGCTTACAACCGTTTCTCTGCCCGCAGCGAAACCTTGCTGAGCCGCTACTACACCTTCGCCGATGAGTTCCAGGCGATCCTGCACCGCAAAGTGCACACCAGCGAAGAATAA